Proteins encoded together in one Scytonema millei VB511283 window:
- a CDS encoding ShlB/FhaC/HecB family hemolysin secretion/activation protein: protein MERNFYNSFASLLIKITGGIGCISISFCLLTPSINASPDPAIAARTNLQAQLPIAQTPRLPAPPPRPQDVIPRPEPAPPELPTPAPLPPPEDLLQPPDAPPTPAPVPGKIPEKLTVKRFEVVGSTVFSPQDFEKVLAPFTNRSLSFAELFQARTAVTQLYIDKGYITSGALIPPQAIQDGVVKIQVVEGGLEAVNIQGTRRLRPSYIRDRIPQDTPLNQQRLLEALQLLQLNPLVQNLSAELSAGTRAGTSVLDVTVKEADTFDTQIVLDNGRSPSVGSFRRRVQLNQANLLGFGDGLSFAYSNTDGSNGIDGSYTIPVNAKNGTVSLNVGFTDSNVIEPPFDDLEIDGNSRYFELSYRQPILQSPNREFALGLTAARRESEISSDVLEEFDYPSSLLSPGADEDGDTRISAVQFFQEWTQRNTREVIAARSQFNLGVGAFDATINSNDPDSRFFSWQGQAQWVRLLAPDTLFLLRTNIQIADDPLVPLEQFGVGGLESVRGYRQDALLSDGGLFASAELRIPVYRVTERQLTLQVTPFVDFGTIWNEAGRSVDDLTPPEDEDTLVSVGLGLRFQLADTVTARLDWGIPLVDIEDRDRTWQENGVYFSVNYSLF, encoded by the coding sequence ATGGAACGTAATTTTTACAATAGTTTTGCATCCCTCCTCATAAAAATAACGGGAGGGATTGGTTGTATAAGCATTAGTTTTTGTTTACTAACTCCCAGTATTAATGCTAGTCCCGATCCGGCGATCGCCGCACGGACAAACTTACAAGCACAACTTCCAATAGCTCAAACTCCCCGCCTCCCTGCACCGCCACCCCGTCCCCAAGACGTAATTCCGCGCCCCGAACCCGCGCCTCCAGAACTACCGACACCCGCTCCCTTACCACCACCAGAAGATTTATTACAGCCGCCTGACGCACCTCCCACACCCGCACCAGTACCGGGAAAAATACCAGAAAAACTGACAGTGAAACGGTTTGAGGTAGTAGGAAGTACTGTCTTTAGCCCCCAAGATTTCGAGAAAGTTTTAGCCCCCTTTACGAATCGATCGCTATCTTTTGCCGAACTGTTTCAAGCCCGTACAGCCGTTACGCAACTATATATAGATAAAGGATATATTACCTCTGGTGCTTTAATTCCACCTCAAGCCATCCAAGACGGCGTAGTGAAAATTCAAGTCGTCGAAGGGGGATTAGAAGCAGTTAACATACAGGGAACGCGGCGTTTAAGACCCAGTTACATTCGCGATCGCATTCCGCAAGATACACCATTAAATCAGCAACGCCTGTTAGAGGCTTTGCAACTGCTGCAACTCAATCCCTTAGTTCAAAATCTGTCAGCCGAACTTTCAGCAGGGACTCGTGCAGGTACGAGCGTGCTAGATGTCACGGTGAAAGAAGCAGACACCTTTGATACACAAATTGTCTTAGATAACGGGCGATCGCCTAGTGTTGGTAGCTTCCGGCGGCGGGTTCAGTTGAATCAAGCTAATTTACTTGGATTTGGCGATGGGTTGAGTTTTGCATATAGCAACACCGACGGTAGCAACGGCATAGACGGCAGTTATACAATTCCCGTAAATGCTAAAAATGGCACGGTAAGCTTGAATGTTGGATTCACCGACAGCAACGTGATCGAACCACCATTCGACGACCTCGAAATCGATGGAAATTCTCGCTATTTTGAACTCAGCTATCGTCAACCTATATTACAATCTCCTAATCGCGAATTTGCCCTCGGTCTGACCGCAGCGCGACGCGAAAGCGAAATTTCTTCCGATGTTTTAGAAGAGTTTGACTATCCTTCCTCTTTACTGTCACCAGGCGCAGATGAAGATGGAGATACTCGGATCTCAGCCGTCCAATTCTTTCAGGAATGGACGCAACGTAACACGCGAGAAGTCATTGCAGCGCGATCGCAATTCAATTTAGGTGTGGGAGCGTTCGACGCTACGATTAACAGTAACGATCCAGACAGCCGCTTCTTCTCTTGGCAAGGACAAGCGCAATGGGTACGGCTGCTCGCTCCCGATACTTTATTTTTACTCCGTACAAATATCCAAATTGCCGACGATCCGCTCGTACCATTAGAACAATTTGGCGTAGGTGGACTCGAAAGCGTCAGAGGCTACCGTCAAGATGCACTGCTATCAGATGGCGGTTTATTTGCTTCAGCAGAACTGCGCATTCCAGTGTATCGCGTTACCGAACGGCAACTAACATTGCAAGTCACGCCCTTCGTTGATTTTGGCACAATTTGGAATGAAGCTGGGCGATCGGTTGATGATTTGACTCCGCCTGAAGACGAAGATACCTTAGTATCTGTAGGCTTGGGATTGCGCTTTCAACTAGCAGATACCGTAACTGCTCGTCTAGATTGGGGTATTCCCCTAGTCGATATTGAAGACCGCGATCGCACCTGGCAAGAAAACGGCGTATATTTTTCGGTGAATTACAGTTTGTTTTAA
- the ccmS gene encoding beta-carboxysome assembly chaperone CcmS, translating to MFSFGSPQPVGEDGQWRQQLDWFVKENQQELAALSWGLFLEKGASDDTLGIDIQPTPHFIFCPKSAIEKLNDRVNSQIQEILGFIDAHNPEKQVLILGIGNGQIKLIQFEIEPPPPVCFEHLASDVDTLLGRLEQRLSQYVQT from the coding sequence ATGTTCTCATTTGGTAGCCCTCAACCTGTCGGAGAAGATGGACAATGGCGACAACAATTAGATTGGTTTGTTAAGGAGAATCAACAAGAGTTAGCAGCGCTATCTTGGGGGTTATTTTTGGAAAAAGGAGCCAGCGATGACACCTTGGGTATCGATATCCAACCGACACCACATTTTATCTTTTGTCCTAAATCTGCAATTGAAAAATTAAACGATCGCGTCAATAGTCAGATCCAAGAAATTTTAGGATTTATTGATGCTCATAACCCTGAAAAACAAGTTTTAATTCTCGGCATTGGTAACGGACAAATTAAGTTAATTCAATTTGAAATCGAACCCCCTCCCCCTGTTTGTTTCGAGCATCTTGCCTCTGATGTAGATACATTGTTAGGTAGATTAGAGCAGCGTTTGAGTCAGTACGTGCAAACATGA
- a CDS encoding CHAT domain-containing protein — MHSISKTYLAVLLIFLPGTAIAAPSAPEIASQPTRSSGDDAQLLQQGRELYTTGQFAQAIKIWQQAAQNYKAKGDKLNLAIASSNLSLAYQQLGQWQQAEQAIAVSFDVLQGSREQGSNSKFKIQNSKFPDSRLPTPDSRGLPVLAQALNTQASLQLGMGQAETAVSTWQQAATAYERAGDRSGNIQSLLNQSQALQALGLYRRALETLTSADRSLSATPDSPLKAAGLRQMGNLLRSIGDLPQSQQILQRSLELARKLNSQSDIAASLFSLGNTARSQRDNPTALAYYQQAATTAIAPITKLQARLNQFSLLVDTQDSTAQSLIPEIQSLLATIPPSSKTIYAQIDFAQSLMIQGSTEQGAGSREKRAEGAEGEKTTLNRQPSSQSVAPAFTVNRQPSTTNYQLPITQIAQLLASAVDRSRNLGDRRAEAYAIGSLGSLYEQNRQWQDAQELTQQALILSQAANAPDITYRWQWQLARLLRMQGDTPGAIATYREAVKTLKSLRNDLVAVNPEIQFNFRDEVEPVYRELVALLLSGQKSGETPQQNLAQARETIEALQLAELDNFFREACIEAQPVAIDRVVDRDNPTAAVIYPIILPDRLEVILKIPQQPLRHYTIHQPQTQVEQTVERLQRSLTEPDRTKDVRDLSQQIYNWLIQPVANELQQSGVKTLVFVPDGVLRNIPMSALFDGKQYLVEKYAIAVSPGLQLTNPQPISLANLKALTAGLSVPPANSPFPPLPAVRLEFNLIQQAGVAIAELLDRAFTSKSLETKIDSNSFNVVHLATHGQFSSQAENTFILAADGPINVRKFDDLLRSRNRRRPNAIELLVLSACETATGDRRAALGLAGIAVRAGARSTLASLWQIDDEATAIFIGEFYKQLTKTKLTRAEALRQAQLNLMKNYPNYRRPGYWAAYVLVGNWL; from the coding sequence ATGCATTCAATCTCAAAAACTTACCTCGCAGTATTATTAATTTTCCTCCCTGGAACCGCGATCGCTGCTCCATCCGCTCCAGAAATCGCTTCGCAACCAACACGAAGTAGTGGTGATGACGCACAATTATTGCAACAAGGCAGAGAACTCTATACAACCGGACAATTTGCCCAAGCAATAAAAATTTGGCAACAAGCAGCGCAAAACTATAAAGCCAAAGGAGATAAGCTCAATCTCGCGATCGCTTCCAGCAATTTGTCTCTAGCCTATCAGCAACTCGGACAGTGGCAGCAGGCAGAACAGGCGATCGCTGTTAGTTTTGATGTGTTGCAAGGGAGCAGGGAACAGGGGAGCAATTCAAAATTCAAAATTCAAAATTCAAAATTTCCCGACTCCCGACTCCCGACTCCCGACTCCCGCGGTCTTCCCGTCCTCGCCCAAGCCTTAAATACCCAAGCCAGCTTGCAGTTGGGAATGGGACAAGCAGAAACAGCCGTAAGTACGTGGCAACAAGCTGCTACTGCCTACGAACGCGCAGGCGATCGCTCGGGAAATATTCAGAGTTTACTGAATCAAAGCCAAGCACTGCAAGCCTTGGGACTGTATCGTCGGGCTTTAGAAACGTTAACTTCTGCCGATCGCAGCCTCAGCGCTACCCCAGATTCTCCACTCAAAGCTGCCGGACTCCGCCAAATGGGGAACCTACTGCGATCGATAGGCGATCTGCCGCAGTCTCAGCAAATTTTGCAACGGAGTTTAGAATTAGCGCGAAAACTCAACTCGCAGTCAGATATTGCGGCTAGTCTATTTAGCCTCGGCAATACAGCGCGATCGCAAAGAGACAATCCCACCGCCTTAGCCTACTATCAACAGGCTGCTACGACCGCGATCGCACCAATAACAAAACTGCAAGCCCGACTCAACCAATTCAGTCTGTTAGTAGACACGCAAGATTCTACTGCCCAATCGCTCATTCCCGAAATTCAATCTCTGCTTGCTACCATCCCCCCCAGCAGTAAAACAATCTATGCCCAAATTGATTTTGCTCAAAGTTTGATGATACAAGGGAGCACAGAGCAGGGAGCAGGGAGCAGGGAGAAGAGAGCTGAGGGAGCTGAGGGAGAAAAAACAACACTCAACCGTCAACCGTCTTCACAGAGTGTAGCGCCAGCGTTTACCGTCAACCGTCAACCGTCAACAACCAATTACCAATTACCAATTACCCAAATTGCCCAATTACTAGCAAGTGCTGTCGATCGATCTCGCAATTTAGGCGATAGACGAGCTGAGGCTTATGCAATAGGTAGTCTAGGCAGTTTATACGAGCAAAATCGGCAATGGCAAGATGCTCAAGAGCTGACACAGCAGGCTTTAATCTTATCTCAGGCAGCGAATGCACCAGATATTACTTATCGCTGGCAGTGGCAATTGGCACGCTTATTGAGAATGCAAGGAGATACTCCAGGGGCGATCGCTACCTATAGAGAGGCAGTAAAAACTTTAAAATCTTTGCGTAACGATCTCGTTGCTGTCAACCCAGAAATTCAATTTAATTTTCGCGATGAAGTAGAACCAGTTTATCGAGAACTCGTTGCCTTGCTGTTATCTGGGCAAAAGTCAGGCGAAACCCCTCAGCAAAACTTAGCCCAGGCACGCGAAACGATCGAAGCATTGCAGCTAGCAGAACTAGATAACTTTTTTCGGGAAGCTTGTATTGAAGCCCAACCTGTAGCGATCGATCGAGTGGTAGATCGGGATAATCCTACAGCAGCAGTAATTTATCCAATTATTTTACCCGATCGCCTGGAAGTCATTCTCAAAATTCCCCAGCAACCCCTGCGCCACTACACGATCCATCAACCGCAAACTCAGGTCGAGCAAACTGTAGAACGGTTGCAGCGATCGCTGACAGAACCCGATCGTACTAAAGATGTCAGAGATTTATCTCAACAAATCTACAACTGGCTGATCCAACCTGTTGCCAACGAGTTGCAGCAAAGCGGAGTCAAAACCCTAGTATTTGTCCCAGATGGGGTGTTGCGAAATATTCCCATGTCTGCTTTATTTGATGGTAAGCAATATCTGGTAGAAAAATACGCGATCGCCGTGAGTCCAGGCTTGCAACTCACCAACCCTCAGCCTATCTCTCTAGCCAATCTCAAAGCCTTAACTGCTGGACTTAGCGTTCCTCCTGCTAACTCTCCCTTTCCACCCTTACCCGCTGTCAGGTTGGAATTTAATCTAATTCAACAAGCCGGAGTCGCGATCGCCGAATTACTCGATCGCGCCTTTACTAGCAAGAGCCTAGAAACTAAAATCGATTCAAATAGCTTTAACGTAGTTCATTTAGCGACTCACGGTCAATTTAGTTCTCAAGCCGAGAATACATTTATCCTCGCCGCAGATGGACCAATTAACGTTAGGAAATTTGATGACTTATTGCGATCGCGCAACCGTCGCCGTCCGAATGCGATCGAATTACTCGTCCTCAGCGCCTGCGAAACTGCTACGGGAGACAGACGCGCTGCCTTGGGATTAGCAGGAATTGCAGTCAGGGCTGGGGCTAGGAGTACCTTAGCTTCTCTGTGGCAAATTGACGATGAAGCAACAGCTATTTTTATTGGTGAATTTTATAAACAACTCACCAAAACTAAACTCACCCGTGCCGAAGCCCTACGTCAAGCCCAACTGAATCTAATGAAAAACTATCCTAACTACCGTCGTCCTGGCTACTGGGCAGCTTATGTTTTAGTGGGAAATTGGCTGTAA
- a CDS encoding histidine phosphatase family protein, whose protein sequence is MTQIVWIARHANRHDFVNPEWFLCAERPFDPPISEDGKVQAQQLAQRLKGEKIGHIFASPFLRTVQTANYVAEALSLSINLESGLSEWLNPAWMPQAPKRAPLEVLTRMFPRIDTSYTSRVTAEYPETGEVALERAGKTARLLAEEFSKDILLVGHGASVVGATMGLVGATAQTEVNAALCCLVKVVRPAPEQAWVMELNGDTSHLSKTEKIIRFH, encoded by the coding sequence ATGACTCAAATTGTCTGGATTGCTCGTCACGCTAATCGTCATGATTTTGTCAATCCTGAGTGGTTCCTCTGTGCAGAACGACCCTTCGATCCACCGATTTCTGAAGATGGTAAAGTTCAAGCTCAACAACTGGCGCAACGGCTGAAGGGAGAAAAGATCGGTCATATCTTTGCTTCCCCATTTTTGCGCACGGTGCAAACAGCCAACTACGTAGCAGAAGCCCTCAGCCTTTCGATTAATTTAGAGTCTGGTTTGAGCGAATGGCTCAATCCTGCTTGGATGCCACAAGCGCCAAAAAGAGCGCCCCTGGAAGTTTTAACCCGCATGTTTCCCAGGATCGACACTAGTTATACTTCTCGCGTCACGGCAGAATATCCCGAAACTGGAGAAGTTGCCCTAGAACGGGCTGGTAAAACGGCTCGGTTGTTAGCAGAAGAATTTTCCAAAGATATTCTGTTGGTAGGACACGGGGCATCTGTAGTAGGTGCAACAATGGGTCTGGTAGGCGCAACGGCTCAGACAGAGGTTAACGCTGCTTTGTGCTGTTTGGTGAAAGTTGTCCGTCCAGCCCCAGAACAAGCTTGGGTCATGGAGTTAAATGGCGACACGTCCCACTTAAGTAAAACCGAAAAAATTATTCGATTCCATTAA
- a CDS encoding glucokinase has translation MTILLAGDIGGTKTILRLVETTEAKPTPLYEQRYNSRDYPDLAPIVQEFLATSEEKLGKKLLPQKACFAIAGPVVNNTVQLTNLTWLLEASRLEEELGIESISLINDFAAVGYGVLGLQESDLHTLQAGKPQAGTPIAVIGAGTGLGQGFLIQQGDTYQVFSSEGGHADFAPRSELDFHLLKYLLDKHDIQRVSVERVVSGQGIVAIYEFLRDRQNVKESPEIAQVVEAWEKQAGKKEKTVDPAAAISQAALEKSDRLSERVMQIFVEAYGAEAGNLALKLLPYAGLYIAGGIAAKILPLMQEGTFIRAFTSKGRMRPLLENVPVHIVLRSDIGLVGAAIAADRL, from the coding sequence ATGACAATACTGTTAGCAGGAGATATTGGTGGCACGAAGACGATCTTGCGTCTGGTGGAGACAACAGAAGCAAAACCCACACCTCTTTACGAACAACGCTATAACAGTCGCGACTATCCAGATTTAGCGCCCATAGTCCAAGAGTTTTTAGCCACATCTGAGGAAAAGTTGGGCAAAAAACTCCTACCGCAAAAAGCTTGTTTTGCGATCGCGGGTCCAGTTGTCAACAATACAGTACAGTTAACTAACCTAACTTGGTTGCTAGAAGCATCCAGGCTAGAAGAAGAGTTGGGGATCGAGTCCATTTCCCTAATCAATGACTTTGCAGCTGTTGGTTACGGTGTATTGGGTTTGCAGGAATCAGATTTGCACACTCTCCAAGCAGGTAAACCCCAAGCAGGTACACCCATCGCGGTTATTGGGGCAGGAACGGGATTAGGACAGGGATTTTTGATTCAACAGGGGGATACCTACCAAGTCTTTAGTTCTGAAGGCGGACACGCTGATTTCGCACCTCGTTCCGAGTTAGACTTTCACCTGTTGAAATATCTATTAGACAAGCACGACATCCAACGAGTTTCAGTAGAACGAGTAGTATCGGGACAAGGAATTGTCGCCATCTACGAATTTTTACGCGATCGCCAAAACGTGAAAGAATCGCCAGAAATTGCCCAAGTTGTAGAAGCTTGGGAAAAACAAGCTGGCAAGAAAGAAAAAACCGTCGATCCAGCCGCCGCAATTTCCCAAGCCGCCCTAGAAAAAAGCGATCGCCTGTCAGAACGGGTAATGCAGATTTTTGTTGAGGCTTACGGCGCAGAAGCAGGAAACCTCGCCCTCAAACTCCTACCATATGCAGGGTTATACATTGCTGGTGGCATCGCCGCGAAAATTCTCCCCCTGATGCAAGAAGGTACTTTTATCCGCGCCTTCACCAGTAAAGGACGGATGCGACCTCTATTAGAAAACGTTCCCGTACATATCGTCCTGCGATCGGACATTGGGCTAGTTGGTGCTGCGATCGCCGCAGATCGTTTGTAG
- a CDS encoding two-partner secretion domain-containing protein codes for MAQSRSSWGWQLRLACCVAVSGAIATEDRISAQVVPDNTLGAESSAVNQTTPLTSQIEGGAARGKNLFHSFEQFSVPANGEVRFNNDLNIENIITRVTGSTASNIDGAIAANGSANLLLINPNGIIFGTNASLNIGGSFLASTARSIIFSDGTQFDANHSQTTPLLTVNTPIGLQFGSNSGAIVNRSQASLNGAVNYFGFPAGLQVVTGKTLALVGGSILQEGGNMTAAEGRIELGSVFDNSLVNLNPTEKGWKLGYEQVQNFQNIELNSSANIPYLDVSGESNGDLHLQGKVIQINNYGLTSINRQEVQPGNLTINASDNIELVGVNTVISTLAFGAGNGGNITFNTRNLIVREGAQVFTSTFATGAGGKLTVNASESVQIIGSFPLAIDNFEAFSSLSSATAAAGNAGDLTINTAKLIVRDGAKISTASEGSVFDLTLNQFVPATGKGGNLTINASESVELTGTTKNGSPSTLTAIAQGDATAGNLRINTKSLTIGNEAEISVSSFGTGNAGNLEVTANSIRVEDGGKLTATSKFSSDGGNINLQNLDLLTLRNNGEISTSAEGAGDGGNINIDTDNLVLAEGSNITARAVDGRGGNISITTQGLFVSPDSTIDASSDRGINGIVEIRRPDIDPSAELIILPADVVDVSGLVAQGCSVGSVASGESSFAIAGRGGLPPTPAQATRSESILADLGITEKSKVRSQKLALEQGEGSKTIPNSEFQIPNSQSPAEISNKVNPAPLVEATGWVVGSNGEVVLTAAVITDTLNIPWFRPNSCNGT; via the coding sequence ATGGCTCAAAGTAGGAGTAGTTGGGGTTGGCAGCTACGGCTGGCGTGCTGTGTAGCAGTTAGTGGAGCGATCGCCACTGAAGATCGGATTTCAGCTCAGGTTGTTCCCGACAATACATTAGGTGCTGAAAGCTCAGCAGTTAACCAAACTACTCCTCTAACTTCTCAAATTGAAGGTGGAGCAGCGCGGGGCAAAAATCTATTTCACAGCTTCGAGCAGTTTTCTGTCCCAGCCAACGGTGAAGTGCGTTTCAATAACGATCTGAATATTGAAAATATTATCACCCGCGTGACTGGCTCTACTGCTTCTAATATCGATGGCGCGATCGCCGCTAACGGTAGCGCCAACTTATTGTTAATCAATCCAAATGGAATTATTTTTGGCACTAATGCCTCGCTCAATATTGGCGGTTCATTTCTCGCCAGTACAGCGCGTAGCATTATTTTTTCCGATGGTACTCAGTTCGATGCAAATCATTCTCAAACTACGCCCTTACTAACAGTTAATACGCCGATCGGCTTGCAATTTGGTTCCAATTCTGGCGCGATCGTTAACCGCTCTCAAGCGTCTCTCAACGGAGCAGTAAATTACTTTGGCTTTCCTGCTGGTTTACAGGTAGTGACAGGTAAAACATTAGCACTTGTAGGAGGTAGTATTTTACAAGAGGGTGGAAATATGACAGCAGCAGAGGGACGAATTGAACTAGGCAGTGTTTTCGATAATAGTTTAGTGAATCTCAATCCTACAGAAAAAGGCTGGAAGTTGGGATACGAGCAGGTACAAAATTTTCAAAATATTGAGTTAAATAGTTCTGCAAACATACCTTATTTAGATGTCAGTGGTGAAAGTAATGGCGATCTTCACCTTCAAGGTAAGGTAATTCAAATTAACAATTATGGATTGACCTCTATAAATAGACAAGAAGTACAGCCAGGAAATTTGACGATAAATGCCTCAGATAATATAGAATTGGTGGGCGTAAATACCGTAATATCTACTCTAGCTTTTGGAGCAGGGAATGGAGGAAATATTACTTTCAATACTAGAAATTTAATTGTGAGAGAAGGGGCGCAAGTTTTTACTTCTACTTTTGCTACAGGTGCTGGAGGAAAATTAACTGTTAACGCCTCAGAGTCAGTACAAATAATTGGTAGTTTTCCTTTGGCTATTGATAATTTTGAGGCATTTAGTAGTTTATCTAGTGCAACTGCTGCTGCTGGAAATGCAGGGGACTTAACAATTAATACTGCAAAACTAATTGTCAGAGATGGAGCAAAAATATCCACAGCATCAGAGGGAAGTGTCTTCGATCTAACTCTCAACCAGTTCGTACCAGCAACAGGCAAAGGAGGAAACCTCACTATCAATGCATCTGAATCTGTAGAGCTGACGGGGACTACAAAAAATGGTTCTCCGAGTACCTTAACTGCGATCGCTCAAGGTGATGCAACTGCTGGAAATCTGAGAATTAATACAAAAAGTTTGACGATTGGGAATGAGGCGGAAATAAGTGTCAGCAGTTTCGGTACGGGCAATGCAGGAAACTTAGAAGTTACAGCTAACTCTATCCGTGTAGAAGATGGTGGCAAACTTACGGCTACCAGTAAATTCAGCAGTGACGGTGGAAATATAAACTTACAAAATCTGGACTTACTTACATTACGCAATAATGGTGAAATTTCTACTAGTGCCGAAGGTGCGGGCGATGGTGGCAACATTAATATTGATACGGACAATTTAGTATTAGCAGAAGGAAGCAATATTACTGCAAGAGCCGTTGATGGTCGGGGTGGTAATATCAGCATTACAACCCAAGGACTCTTTGTTTCCCCCGATAGTACGATCGATGCCAGCTCCGATCGCGGCATTAATGGAATAGTAGAAATTAGAAGACCAGATATAGACCCCAGCGCGGAATTGATTATCTTACCAGCAGATGTCGTCGATGTCAGCGGTTTGGTGGCTCAAGGGTGTTCTGTAGGTAGCGTAGCATCAGGAGAAAGCAGCTTCGCGATCGCCGGACGAGGTGGCTTACCCCCAACTCCCGCCCAAGCAACTAGAAGCGAGTCCATCTTGGCAGATTTGGGCATCACGGAAAAGTCAAAAGTTAGAAGTCAAAAGCTTGCCCTCGAACAAGGTGAAGGGTCAAAAACAATTCCGAATTCCGAATTCCAAATTCCGAATTCTCAATCTCCCGCAGAAATTTCCAATAAAGTTAATCCCGCCCCACTTGTGGAAGCTACAGGGTGGGTGGTAGGTTCTAATGGTGAGGTCGTACTGACCGCTGCTGTTATTACCGATACGCTTAATATTCCTTGGTTTAGACCGAATAGCTGTAATGGAACGTAA
- a CDS encoding ABC transporter ATP-binding protein: MQPQALRRSPKRKSSPRFSSQPKHPLKRLLAYTRHYRGQIWLASLYSVLNKIFDLAPPALIGVAVDVVVQRQDSIIARWGVKDVFAQFLILSVLTVIIWILESIFEYAYARKWRNLAQRIQHELRLDAYNHLQELELAYFEERSTGGLMSVLSDDINQLERFLDNGANEIIQVTATVLIIGGAFFILAPSVAWMAMLPMPFILWGSVAFQRLLAPRYAEVREKVSLLNARLANNLSGIMTIKSFTAEAYESSRLAEESQAYRQSNRKAIALSAAFVPLIRMIILAGFTALLLFGGMEAIAGRMSVGTYSVLIFLIQRLLWPLTRLGETFDQYQRAMASTNRVMNLLDTPIDIHTGDIALPIHEVKGEVILKDVTFAYSERSPVIEHLSLQIPAGKTIAIVGSTGSGKSTLVKLLLRLYEVRSGTITLDGIDIRDLKLRDLRACIGLVSQDVFLFHGTVAENIAYGSPDATRDEIISAAKVAEAHEFIMQLPQDYETIVGERGQKLSGGQRQRIAIARAVLKNPPILILDEATSAVDNETEAAIQRSLERIIVDRTTIAIAHRLSTVRNADCIYVMEYGKLIESGTHEQLLERGGIYATLWRVQSGLR, from the coding sequence ATGCAGCCGCAGGCATTAAGGCGATCGCCAAAACGCAAATCTTCCCCAAGGTTTAGTTCTCAACCCAAACATCCCCTCAAACGCTTACTTGCCTATACGCGCCACTATCGAGGGCAAATTTGGCTGGCATCTCTCTATTCTGTCTTAAATAAAATCTTCGATCTGGCTCCACCTGCATTAATTGGCGTGGCTGTTGATGTGGTAGTACAACGTCAAGATTCAATTATTGCCCGTTGGGGAGTTAAGGATGTTTTTGCCCAATTTCTGATTCTCTCCGTCCTCACGGTGATTATTTGGATACTAGAATCAATTTTTGAATATGCCTATGCTAGGAAATGGCGTAACTTGGCGCAGAGGATTCAACACGAACTCCGCCTCGATGCTTACAACCACCTACAAGAATTAGAACTTGCCTATTTTGAAGAACGCAGTACGGGCGGCTTGATGTCAGTTTTGAGCGATGATATCAACCAATTAGAGCGATTTTTGGATAATGGCGCTAATGAAATTATTCAAGTTACCGCTACAGTCTTAATTATCGGTGGAGCTTTCTTCATTCTCGCTCCGAGCGTGGCTTGGATGGCAATGTTACCCATGCCTTTTATTTTGTGGGGTTCGGTAGCGTTTCAACGGCTTTTAGCGCCGCGTTATGCAGAGGTGCGAGAAAAAGTTAGCTTATTGAATGCACGGCTGGCAAATAATTTGTCCGGCATTATGACGATCAAAAGCTTTACTGCCGAAGCCTATGAATCGAGCAGACTTGCAGAGGAAAGTCAAGCCTATCGTCAGAGTAATAGAAAAGCGATCGCGCTGTCTGCTGCCTTCGTTCCCTTAATTCGGATGATTATTTTAGCGGGTTTTACCGCTTTACTTTTATTTGGAGGCATGGAAGCGATCGCGGGCAGAATGTCTGTAGGCACGTACAGCGTATTGATCTTTTTAATTCAGCGTTTGTTATGGCCTTTGACTAGATTAGGCGAAACCTTCGACCAATATCAACGGGCAATGGCTTCCACAAATCGGGTAATGAATTTACTCGACACTCCCATTGATATTCATACCGGAGACATCGCTTTACCAATTCATGAGGTCAAAGGAGAGGTGATATTAAAAGATGTCACCTTTGCTTATTCCGAGCGATCGCCCGTGATTGAACATCTATCTTTGCAGATTCCCGCTGGAAAAACCATCGCGATTGTTGGTTCCACGGGTTCGGGGAAGAGTACTTTAGTCAAACTCCTGCTCAGATTATACGAAGTGCGATCGGGAACGATTACCTTAGATGGCATCGATATCCGCGATTTAAAATTGAGAGATTTACGCGCTTGTATTGGCTTAGTCAGTCAGGATGTCTTTTTATTTCACGGTACTGTTGCCGAGAATATTGCCTATGGTAGTCCCGATGCAACTAGAGATGAAATTATCTCTGCGGCAAAAGTTGCAGAAGCACATGAATTTATCATGCAACTGCCCCAAGATTATGAAACAATTGTAGGGGAAAGGGGACAAAAATTATCCGGCGGACAACGACAGAGAATTGCGATCGCCCGTGCAGTATTAAAGAATCCACCAATTCTAATCTTGGATGAAGCGACATCAGCCGTCGATAACGAAACAGAAGCAGCTATTCAGCGATCGCTCGAACGGATTATTGTCGATAGAACCACAATTGCGATCGCGCATCGTCTTTCCACCGTCCGCAATGCCGATTGTATCTACGTCATGGAGTACGGCAAACTGATCGAATCGGGAACCCACGAACAACTCCTAGAACGCGGAGGAATCTACGCCACGCTCTGGCGCGTCCAATCCGGCTTAAGATAA